The window CCATAGTGGGCATGCGGTAGGGTTGCATCTCGCGTCAATGCTTTCTCGTATTCAGCAATCGCTTCGTCGAGCTGTCCTGCGAATCCATAGGCTCTACCTAAGTCGATATAAGCCTCCGCCATATCCGGTCTCAACTGAATCACACGCTTGTATGCGATAATCGCTTCAGCGAGTCTCCCTTGCATCACATAGACAGTGCCTAAATTATGGTGTGCCTCAACCAACGTCGGCTTCATCTCAATCGCGCGTTGATAAGCCGAGGCCGCTTCGGGGAGTCTCCCAGCGCGTTGATAAGCAGTCCCGCTGTTGTTGTAGTCCTGTGCGGAGGGTGAAACTGTTGACTTAGCAACTGTTGTGGATGCCGGTTTCTTTTTACCGATGGATGTGTTCTCGTTACTTTGACATCCACCGATGAGTACTAAAACTATCAGAAAGATACATCCATAGGACTTACGCAAAATTACGTCAGAACGCCATCTTGATATGATGAAGGCACTTCCTATCGGAGAAATCCGGTGCGGTTGGAAACCGCACCTACCAGTGGCGTGCGTAAGTCCTAATCCATATAGACTGAGTCTCATTTTTTGGATGCTCCCTCAATCGCCTCTATCGTTTGATTGGCTTTGAGTGCTACGTACCGGTCTACTTCACCAGAGGGCCACTGAATTTCGAGTTGCGCGACTGTCTCAGTCTCCCCTAATCCGAAAGTCA is drawn from Candidatus Poribacteria bacterium and contains these coding sequences:
- a CDS encoding tetratricopeptide repeat protein yields the protein MRLSLYGLGLTHATGRCGFQPHRISPIGSAFIISRWRSDVILRKSYGCIFLIVLVLIGGCQSNENTSIGKKKPASTTVAKSTVSPSAQDYNNSGTAYQRAGRLPEAASAYQRAIEMKPTLVEAHHNLGTVYVMQGRLAEAIIAYKRVIQLRPDMAEAYIDLGRAYGFAGQLDEAIAEYEKALTRDATLPHAHYGIGVAYRHKGVLSEAIFALEKAIGLKPDFPEALMQLGYVYRETERFTEALEAFTTITHIYPMSAKAYHEIGVCHTKQNAYPKAIKAFERALQLNPDAVETRNLLRVAHARVARQK